A single region of the Gorilla gorilla gorilla isolate KB3781 chromosome 1, NHGRI_mGorGor1-v2.1_pri, whole genome shotgun sequence genome encodes:
- the FCRL2 gene encoding Fc receptor-like protein 2 isoform X1 produces MLLWSLLVIFDAVTEQADSLTLVAPSSVFEGDSIVLKCQGEQNWKIQKMAYHKDNKELSVFKKLSDFLIQSAVLSDSGNYFCSTKGQLLFWDKTSNIVKIKVQELFQHPVLTASSFHPIEGGPVSLKCETRRSPQRLDVQLQFCFFRENQVLGSGWSSSPELQISAVWSEDTGSYWCEAETVTHRIRKQSLQSQIHVQRIPISNVSLEIRAPGGQVTEGQKLILLCSVAGGTGNVTFSWYREATGTSMGKKTQRSLSADLEIPAVKESDAGKYYCRADNGHVPIQSKVVNIPVRIPVSRPVLTLRSPGAQAAVGDLLELHCEALRGSPPILYQFYHEDVTLGNSSAPSGGGASFNLSLTAEHSGNYSCEANNGLGAQCSEAVPVSISGPDGYRRDLMTAGVLWGLFGVLGFTGVALMLYALFHKISGESSATDEPRGASRPNPQEFTYSSPTPDMEELQPVYVNVGSVDVDVVYSQVWSIQQPEGSANIRTLLENKDSQVIYSSVKKS; encoded by the exons ATTCGCTGACCCTTGTGGCGCCCTCTTCTGTCTTCGAAGGAGACAGCATCGTTCTGAAATGCCAGGGAGAACAGAACTGGAAAATTCAGAAGATGGCTTACCACAAGGATAACAAAGAGTTAtctgttttcaaaaaattatcaGATTTCCTTATCCAAAGTGCAGTTTTAAGTGACAGTGGTAACTATTTCTGTAGTACCAAAGGACAACTCCTTTTCTGGGATAAAACTTCAAATATAGTAAAGATAAAAGTCCAAG AGCTCTTTCAACATCCTGTGCTGACTGCCAGCTCCTTCCACCCCATCGAAGGGGGTCCAGTGAGCCTGAAATGTGAGACCCGGCGCTCTCCACAGAGGTTGGATGTTCAACTCCAGTTCTGCTTCTTCAGAGAAAACCAGGTCCTGGGGTCAGGCTGGAGCAGCTCTCCGGAGCTCCAGATTTCTGCCGTGTGGAGTGAAGACACAGGGTCTTACTGGTGCGAGGCAGAAACGGTGACTCACAGGATCAGAAAACAGAGCCTCCAATCCCAGATTCACGTGCAGA GAATCCCCATCTCTAACGTAAGCTTGGAGATCCGGGCCCCCGGGGGACAGGTGACTGAAGGACAAAAACTGATCCTGCTCTGCTCAGTGGCTGGGGGTACAGGAAATGTCACATTCTCCTGGTACAGAGAGGCCACAGGAACCAGTATGGGAAAGAAAACCCAGCGTTCCCTGTCAGCAGACCTGGAGATCCCAGCTGTGAAAGAGAGTGATGCTGGCAAATATTACTGTAGAGCTGACAACGGCCATGTGCCTATCCAGAGCAAGGTGGTGAATATCCCTGTGAGAA TTCCAGTGTCTCGCCCTGTCCTCACCCTCAGGTCTCCtggggcccaggctgcagtgggggACCTGCTGGAGCTTCACTGTGAGGCCCTGAGAGGCTCTCCCCCAATCTTGTACCAATTTTATCATGAGGATGTCACCCTTGGGAACAGCTCAGCCCCCTCTGGAGGAGGGGCCTCCTTCAACCTCTCTTTGACTGCAGAACATTCTGGAAACTACTCCTGTGAGGCCAACAACggcctgggggcccagtgcagtgaGGCAGTGCCAGTCTCCATCTCAG GACCTGATGGCTATAGAAGAGACCTCATGACAGCCGGAGTTCTCTGGGGACTGTTTGGTGTCCTTGGTTTCACTGGTGTTGCTTTGATGTTGTATGCCTTGTTCCACAAGATATCAG gAGAAAGTTCTGCCACTGATGAACCCAG AGGGGCTTCCAGGCCAAATCCTCAAGAGTTCACCTATTCAAGCCCAACCCCAGACATGGAGGAGCTGCAGCCAGTGTATGTCAATG TGGGCTCTGTAGATGTGGATGTGGTTTATTCTCAGGTCTGGAGCATCCAGCAGCCAGAAGGCTCAG CAAACATCAGGACACTTCTGGAGAACAAG GACTCCCAAGTCATCTACTCTTCTGTGAAGAAATCATAA
- the FCRL2 gene encoding Fc receptor-like protein 2 isoform X2, which yields MLLWSLLVIFDAVTEQADSLTLVAPSSVFEGDSIVLKCQGEQNWKIQKMAYHKDNKELSVFKKLSDFLIQSAVLSDSGNYFCSTKGQLLFWDKTSNIVKIKVQELFQHPVLTASSFHPIEGGPVSLKCETRRSPQRLDVQLQFCFFRENQVLGSGWSSSPELQISAVWSEDTGSYWCEAETVTHRIRKQSLQSQIHVQRIPISNVSLEIRAPGGQVTEGQKLILLCSVAGGTGNVTFSWYREATGTSMGKKTQRSLSADLEIPAVKESDAGKYYCRADNGHVPIQSKVVNIPVRIPVSRPVLTLRSPGAQAAVGDLLELHCEALRGSPPILYQFYHEDVTLGNSSAPSGGGASFNLSLTAEHSGNYSCEANNGLGAQCSEAVPVSISGPDGYRRDLMTAGVLWGLFGVLGFTGVALMLYALFHKISGESSATDEPRTPKSSTLL from the exons ATTCGCTGACCCTTGTGGCGCCCTCTTCTGTCTTCGAAGGAGACAGCATCGTTCTGAAATGCCAGGGAGAACAGAACTGGAAAATTCAGAAGATGGCTTACCACAAGGATAACAAAGAGTTAtctgttttcaaaaaattatcaGATTTCCTTATCCAAAGTGCAGTTTTAAGTGACAGTGGTAACTATTTCTGTAGTACCAAAGGACAACTCCTTTTCTGGGATAAAACTTCAAATATAGTAAAGATAAAAGTCCAAG AGCTCTTTCAACATCCTGTGCTGACTGCCAGCTCCTTCCACCCCATCGAAGGGGGTCCAGTGAGCCTGAAATGTGAGACCCGGCGCTCTCCACAGAGGTTGGATGTTCAACTCCAGTTCTGCTTCTTCAGAGAAAACCAGGTCCTGGGGTCAGGCTGGAGCAGCTCTCCGGAGCTCCAGATTTCTGCCGTGTGGAGTGAAGACACAGGGTCTTACTGGTGCGAGGCAGAAACGGTGACTCACAGGATCAGAAAACAGAGCCTCCAATCCCAGATTCACGTGCAGA GAATCCCCATCTCTAACGTAAGCTTGGAGATCCGGGCCCCCGGGGGACAGGTGACTGAAGGACAAAAACTGATCCTGCTCTGCTCAGTGGCTGGGGGTACAGGAAATGTCACATTCTCCTGGTACAGAGAGGCCACAGGAACCAGTATGGGAAAGAAAACCCAGCGTTCCCTGTCAGCAGACCTGGAGATCCCAGCTGTGAAAGAGAGTGATGCTGGCAAATATTACTGTAGAGCTGACAACGGCCATGTGCCTATCCAGAGCAAGGTGGTGAATATCCCTGTGAGAA TTCCAGTGTCTCGCCCTGTCCTCACCCTCAGGTCTCCtggggcccaggctgcagtgggggACCTGCTGGAGCTTCACTGTGAGGCCCTGAGAGGCTCTCCCCCAATCTTGTACCAATTTTATCATGAGGATGTCACCCTTGGGAACAGCTCAGCCCCCTCTGGAGGAGGGGCCTCCTTCAACCTCTCTTTGACTGCAGAACATTCTGGAAACTACTCCTGTGAGGCCAACAACggcctgggggcccagtgcagtgaGGCAGTGCCAGTCTCCATCTCAG GACCTGATGGCTATAGAAGAGACCTCATGACAGCCGGAGTTCTCTGGGGACTGTTTGGTGTCCTTGGTTTCACTGGTGTTGCTTTGATGTTGTATGCCTTGTTCCACAAGATATCAG gAGAAAGTTCTGCCACTGATGAACCCAG GACTCCCAAGTCATCTACTCTTCTGTGA